One Thermoanaerobacter pseudethanolicus ATCC 33223 DNA window includes the following coding sequences:
- a CDS encoding 2-phosphosulfolactate phosphatase family protein, which translates to MFLQTFETYNSFNERELKNKNVVVIDTLRATSVITTALYNGAKEIIPVSEVEEAIELVKSLDKTTYLLGGERNSTKIEGFDLSNSPLEYTREKVENKTIIFTTTNGTKALKKVSLADNVILGCLLNASAVAKYIYTSNKDTIIVCAGTEGKFSLDDIITAGVIYKKLQDLMEFESDDLSKASYFLYKPYEDNLYEIMKHGFHFKRLKDLGYDEDIEFCLTVDKFDIVPKLKDGIIKNSADL; encoded by the coding sequence GTGTTTTTACAAACTTTTGAAACATATAATTCTTTTAATGAAAGAGAGTTAAAAAATAAAAACGTCGTTGTAATAGATACCCTACGAGCTACAAGTGTTATTACTACTGCTTTATACAATGGAGCTAAAGAGATTATTCCAGTTTCAGAAGTGGAAGAAGCGATCGAACTTGTAAAAAGTTTAGATAAAACGACTTATCTTTTGGGTGGGGAAAGGAACTCTACAAAGATTGAAGGCTTTGACTTATCTAATTCTCCTTTGGAGTATACTCGTGAAAAGGTGGAAAATAAAACAATAATTTTTACTACTACTAATGGGACAAAAGCTTTAAAAAAAGTCTCTTTAGCAGATAATGTAATTTTAGGATGTCTTTTAAATGCTTCTGCGGTTGCTAAGTATATATATACCAGCAATAAGGATACAATAATTGTATGTGCCGGGACAGAAGGGAAATTTTCTCTTGACGACATAATAACTGCTGGAGTGATATATAAAAAACTGCAAGATTTAATGGAATTTGAAAGTGATGATTTATCAAAAGCCAGTTATTTTTTGTACAAACCTTATGAAGATAACTTGTATGAAATAATGAAACATGGCTTTCACTTTAAAAGATTAAAAGACTTAGGGTATGATGAAGACATAGAGTTTTGCTTGACGGTTGATAAGTTTGATATTGTGCCAAAACTTAAAGACGGAATTATAAAAAATTCAGCCGACCTGTAA
- a CDS encoding FtsW/RodA/SpoVE family cell cycle protein: MEEYIKTGSKAMKNVFWIFVIAFLLLFIHNKPKGFDTIYFTLAFPILIYIVYYLHVRLFPLGEIQFVILTSFLTEMGLIMIYRVAPNLLVKQIVWIAIGFLLYFISSYIFKHYYLLYKLKYGEAIYIAITIALLALPLIFGREIGGAKNWLTFDGIYVQPAELAKIIYIIFLAKYLCTRRETKDIIMLGLITLVIVGIFVLEKDLGMAFLFYATTVLLIFVSTSNLLYTAVGIGLFVLGGIISYFLFWHVRVRIEAWLNPWMDVPGKTYQIVQSLFAIAAGGFFGTGLGMGHPEYIPAVATDFIFSAISEEFGFLGAVAIILVYFVIMYRGIKVALNAKDEFGVLVATGLISMFSLQVFTIIGGVIKFIPLTGVTLPFVSYGGSSMVTSFVTLGMLNGIALKEEQQDVQLKSQY; encoded by the coding sequence ATGGAAGAATATATAAAAACCGGTTCTAAAGCTATGAAAAATGTTTTTTGGATATTTGTAATAGCCTTTTTGCTGCTTTTTATACACAATAAACCGAAGGGATTTGACACTATATATTTTACATTAGCATTTCCAATATTAATTTATATTGTTTATTACTTACATGTAAGATTGTTTCCCTTGGGGGAAATCCAATTTGTCATTTTAACTTCTTTTTTGACCGAAATGGGACTTATAATGATATACAGAGTTGCGCCGAATTTGCTCGTAAAACAGATTGTCTGGATTGCAATAGGATTTTTACTTTATTTCATTTCCTCATATATCTTCAAACACTATTATTTGCTTTATAAACTCAAATATGGGGAAGCTATTTACATTGCAATTACAATAGCGCTATTGGCTTTACCATTGATTTTTGGAAGAGAGATAGGTGGTGCTAAAAACTGGCTTACTTTTGATGGCATATATGTTCAGCCAGCTGAGCTTGCTAAGATAATATATATAATTTTCTTGGCAAAATATTTGTGTACTAGGAGAGAAACGAAAGACATAATTATGTTAGGATTAATAACTCTTGTAATCGTAGGAATATTTGTATTGGAAAAAGACTTAGGGATGGCGTTTTTGTTTTATGCTACTACAGTATTATTAATTTTTGTCTCTACTTCTAATCTATTGTACACAGCAGTAGGGATTGGGCTATTTGTTCTAGGAGGTATAATATCCTACTTTTTGTTTTGGCACGTAAGAGTAAGAATTGAGGCATGGTTGAATCCTTGGATGGATGTACCAGGAAAAACATATCAAATTGTACAGTCCCTTTTTGCCATTGCGGCGGGAGGTTTTTTTGGTACAGGGCTTGGCATGGGGCATCCCGAATATATACCGGCTGTGGCAACTGACTTCATTTTTTCTGCCATTAGTGAAGAATTTGGGTTTTTAGGAGCGGTAGCTATAATTCTTGTGTATTTTGTTATAATGTATAGAGGGATTAAAGTGGCACTAAATGCTAAAGACGAGTTTGGTGTATTAGTAGCTACAGGCCTCATTTCAATGTTTAGCTTACAAGTTTTTACTATAATTGGTGGTGTCATAAAATTCATACCTCTGACAGGGGTAACCCTTCCCTTTGTAAGTTATGGCGGTAGTTCTATGGTGACGAGCTTTGTGACATTGGGCATGCTCAATGGCATAGCTCTTAAGGAGGAGCAACAGGATGTCCAACTTAAATCGCAATATTAA
- the uvrA gene encoding excinuclease ABC subunit UvrA codes for MAKDKIVIKGARVHNLKNVDLEIPRDKLTVITGLSGSGKSSLAFDTIYAEGQRRYVESLSAYARQFLGQMDKPDVDYIEGLSPAISIDQKTTNKNPRSTVGTITEIYDYLRLLYARAGIPHCPVCGKEISMQTIDQMVDRVKELPEGTRIQVLAPVIRGRKGEYAKLLNDIKKSGYVRVKIDGVMYDVNEEIKLDKNKKHTIEVVVDRVIIKPGIDMRLTDSIETALKLADGIVSIDVIDGESFTLSEKYACTECNISIEELSPRMFSFNSPYGVCPVCTGLGEFMKVDPELLIQDPKKSLANGLLPGIVASQDSYAYYNILRLIEHFGYTENTPYEKFSEDLKNVLLYGKDTKGKSYGFEGIVNNLERRYNNTSSDFIKEEIEKYMRPVTCPACHGARLKPEALAVTVGGLSIKEMTDLSVGELIKFIEELKLTEKQEIIAKPILKEIKARLNFLVDVGLDYLTLSRPAATLSGGEAQRIRLASQIGSGLVGVTYILDEPSIGLHQRDNERLINSLKKLRDQGNTLIVVEHDEDTIYAADYIVDVGPGAGEHGGEIVIAGTIEDVLKCEKSITGQYLSGKIKIEVPKQRRKPNGKALIVKGAKENNLKNIDVVFPLGVFICVTGVSGSGKSTLINEILYKALAQKIYKSKDKPGMHDAIEGIDNIDKVINIDQSPIGRTPRSNPATYTGVFDYIREVFANTPEAKMRGYKPGRFSFNVKGGRCEACGGDGIIKIEMNFLPDVYVPCEVCKGQRYNRETLEVKYKGKNISDVLNMTVEEALEFFENIPRIKNKLMTLYDVGLGYIKLGQPSTQLSGGEAQRVKLATELSKRPTGKTLYILDEPTTGLHFADVHRLLEVLNRLTDAGNTVIVIEHNLDIIKSADYIIDLGPEGGDKGGRVIATGTPEEVAANENSYTGHFLKKVLSQK; via the coding sequence ATGGCGAAAGACAAAATTGTAATTAAAGGGGCAAGAGTTCATAATTTAAAAAATGTAGATTTGGAGATTCCACGAGATAAATTAACTGTGATAACGGGTTTATCAGGTTCTGGTAAGTCTTCTCTTGCCTTTGATACCATTTATGCTGAAGGTCAGAGAAGATATGTGGAGTCGTTGTCAGCTTATGCAAGGCAATTTTTAGGACAAATGGACAAACCAGACGTTGATTATATAGAAGGTCTTTCACCGGCAATATCTATAGACCAAAAGACCACAAATAAAAACCCTCGTTCTACGGTAGGAACGATAACTGAGATTTACGACTATCTAAGACTTTTATATGCAAGGGCTGGGATTCCCCATTGTCCTGTTTGTGGAAAAGAGATTAGCATGCAAACTATAGATCAGATGGTAGACAGAGTCAAAGAATTGCCAGAAGGTACAAGGATACAGGTACTGGCTCCTGTTATTAGAGGAAGAAAAGGGGAATATGCTAAGCTTTTAAATGACATAAAAAAGAGCGGATATGTCAGAGTGAAAATTGATGGAGTCATGTACGATGTAAATGAGGAGATTAAACTTGACAAAAATAAAAAGCATACTATTGAAGTTGTGGTAGACAGGGTTATTATAAAACCGGGAATAGACATGAGGTTGACAGACTCTATAGAAACAGCTTTAAAATTAGCAGATGGGATAGTTTCTATTGATGTAATAGACGGAGAAAGCTTTACACTCTCTGAAAAATACGCTTGTACAGAGTGCAACATAAGTATTGAAGAACTTTCCCCGAGAATGTTTTCCTTCAATAGCCCTTATGGGGTTTGCCCTGTTTGCACTGGATTGGGAGAATTTATGAAGGTAGATCCAGAGCTTTTAATACAAGACCCTAAAAAATCATTAGCAAATGGGTTGTTGCCGGGGATTGTTGCTTCACAGGATAGTTATGCTTATTACAACATTTTAAGATTAATTGAACATTTTGGATATACAGAGAATACTCCTTATGAAAAGTTTAGTGAAGATTTAAAGAATGTACTGCTTTATGGCAAAGATACAAAAGGTAAGTCCTATGGATTTGAAGGTATAGTAAACAATCTTGAAAGAAGGTACAACAATACTTCTTCAGATTTTATAAAAGAAGAGATAGAGAAATATATGAGACCGGTTACTTGTCCTGCATGCCATGGGGCTAGATTAAAGCCAGAAGCGCTAGCTGTGACTGTTGGTGGACTTTCCATAAAAGAAATGACAGACCTTTCTGTTGGCGAGCTTATAAAATTTATTGAGGAACTCAAATTAACAGAAAAACAAGAGATTATTGCAAAGCCAATTTTAAAAGAAATAAAGGCAAGGCTTAATTTTCTTGTGGATGTAGGACTGGATTATTTGACTCTTTCAAGACCTGCAGCTACTTTATCAGGTGGAGAAGCACAAAGGATAAGATTGGCAAGCCAGATAGGCTCTGGGCTTGTAGGAGTCACATACATCCTGGACGAGCCGAGCATTGGACTTCATCAAAGAGATAATGAAAGGCTTATAAATTCCTTGAAAAAATTAAGAGACCAAGGCAATACTCTTATAGTAGTAGAGCACGATGAGGATACAATATATGCGGCAGACTACATTGTGGATGTAGGACCAGGCGCAGGTGAGCATGGAGGAGAAATTGTAATTGCGGGTACGATAGAAGATGTGTTAAAATGTGAAAAATCAATTACAGGCCAGTATTTAAGTGGTAAAATAAAGATAGAAGTGCCAAAACAGAGGAGAAAACCTAATGGAAAAGCTTTAATAGTGAAAGGAGCTAAGGAAAACAATTTAAAGAATATAGATGTGGTTTTCCCCCTCGGAGTATTTATATGTGTTACAGGGGTTTCTGGCTCAGGCAAAAGCACCCTTATAAATGAGATACTGTACAAAGCATTGGCACAGAAGATTTATAAGTCCAAAGATAAACCAGGTATGCACGATGCAATAGAGGGTATCGATAATATAGATAAAGTAATAAATATTGACCAGTCTCCTATAGGCAGGACTCCTCGCTCAAATCCTGCTACCTATACAGGAGTTTTCGACTATATAAGAGAGGTTTTTGCAAATACTCCAGAAGCTAAAATGAGAGGCTATAAACCAGGAAGATTTAGTTTTAATGTTAAAGGTGGAAGGTGTGAAGCCTGTGGTGGAGATGGTATAATTAAAATTGAGATGAACTTTTTGCCGGATGTGTATGTCCCTTGTGAAGTCTGCAAAGGGCAAAGGTATAATAGGGAAACATTGGAAGTAAAATATAAAGGGAAAAATATTTCGGATGTACTTAATATGACGGTAGAAGAGGCGTTAGAATTTTTTGAAAATATACCCAGGATAAAAAATAAATTGATGACTTTATATGATGTGGGTTTAGGATATATTAAGCTAGGGCAACCTTCTACTCAGCTTTCAGGAGGAGAAGCACAAAGAGTAAAATTAGCTACTGAACTTTCTAAAAGGCCTACAGGTAAAACACTATATATTTTGGATGAGCCTACAACTGGATTACATTTTGCAGATGTGCATAGGCTTCTTGAAGTTTTAAATAGATTAACTGATGCGGGCAATACTGTTATTGTAATTGAACACAACTTAGATATCATAAAAAGTGCAGACTATATCATTGACTTAGGACCAGAAGGTGGAGACAAGGGTGGAAGGGTAATAGCTACAGGGACACCTGAAGAAGTTGCTGCTAATGAGAATTCTTATACAGGCCATTTTTTGAAAAAAGTCCTTTCTCAAAAATGA
- a CDS encoding S41 family peptidase, giving the protein MAKKRFYILLAMLLIVTNVITFALANVVSVALPNGKVIVSREEYQLIKKYSKLFEIEKTLENRYVDRVNSSILLEGALKGMANSLEDPYTVYMNKKEFSDFMTQTTGTYGGIGIVVAVDKEDHIVVVSPIKNTPGERAGIKSGDIIVEVNNKKVSGKNLDEAVAMMRGPQGTEVTLTIMREGKTFTKTITREIIKLETVYDEMLPDKIGYIKITMFDQSTADDFKAALDKLKSQGMKGLILDLRDNPGGLLEETIDISNLILPKGVVVTTKGRVDNKEYYSKGPGLGLPLAVLVNKGSASASEILAGAIKDRKVGVLVGSNTFGKGLVQTIVDFGDGTGLKYTIARYYTPNGTNIQGKGIEPNYVVELPESYTLQDTPDLKGDTQLIKAFEIVKSEIK; this is encoded by the coding sequence ATGGCAAAAAAAAGATTTTATATTTTGTTAGCAATGCTTTTGATAGTTACAAATGTCATAACTTTTGCACTCGCAAATGTGGTGTCAGTGGCTCTTCCCAATGGTAAAGTAATTGTTTCTCGCGAGGAGTACCAGTTGATAAAAAAATATAGTAAACTTTTTGAAATTGAGAAAACCCTTGAAAATAGATATGTGGATAGAGTAAATTCTTCAATTCTTTTAGAAGGCGCTCTGAAAGGAATGGCTAATTCTTTAGAGGACCCTTATACTGTATACATGAATAAAAAAGAATTTTCTGATTTTATGACTCAAACTACAGGTACTTATGGGGGAATAGGGATAGTTGTAGCAGTTGATAAAGAAGACCATATTGTGGTGGTTTCTCCAATAAAGAATACACCGGGGGAAAGAGCAGGAATAAAATCCGGAGATATAATAGTAGAAGTGAACAATAAAAAAGTAAGTGGCAAAAATTTAGATGAAGCAGTAGCTATGATGAGAGGACCTCAAGGAACAGAGGTAACCCTTACTATAATGAGAGAAGGAAAAACTTTTACTAAGACAATTACAAGAGAGATAATAAAATTAGAAACAGTATATGATGAAATGCTTCCTGATAAGATTGGGTATATTAAGATTACAATGTTTGACCAAAGCACAGCTGATGACTTTAAGGCAGCTCTTGATAAATTAAAGTCTCAGGGTATGAAAGGACTTATACTAGATTTAAGAGATAATCCTGGTGGACTTTTAGAGGAAACTATAGATATTTCTAATTTAATTTTGCCAAAAGGGGTTGTTGTGACGACCAAAGGGAGAGTTGACAATAAAGAATATTATTCTAAAGGACCTGGTCTGGGATTGCCACTTGCTGTGCTTGTAAATAAAGGCAGTGCTAGTGCCTCAGAAATTTTAGCAGGTGCAATAAAAGATAGGAAAGTAGGAGTTTTAGTTGGATCAAATACTTTTGGAAAAGGACTTGTACAAACTATTGTTGACTTTGGTGATGGTACAGGATTAAAATATACTATTGCAAGGTATTACACGCCAAATGGCACAAATATTCAAGGCAAAGGAATTGAGCCCAACTATGTAGTGGAGCTTCCTGAAAGTTACACTCTTCAAGATACTCCTGACTTAAAAGGAGATACTCAGCTTATAAAAGCTTTTGAAATTGTAAAAAGTGAGATAAAGTAG
- a CDS encoding murein hydrolase activator EnvC family protein, with protein MRRYRWKWLIFVVIFLFTVLFTSYPKADQLQDAKNKLNQIQKSITETKKKKEEIINQKNDIAAQIADLDKKLNATQQELANAQKQLSDITAKLNKTRKELEAAKQKENTQLQTMKERIRAIYISGEWGYLDVLLGAQNFGDFITRLDIVKRIVDFDSSLFESYKQQRELIEQKEKELAQMQREAQNYKNQIVSRQRELQVAMASREGLMRDLERQQKLYEQQEDELLQQSKQLETVIQQLQAKSSIKYGGGKLLWPVPSSNVITSPFGMRLHPVLGVYRMHTGIDIAANTGASIVAAADGQVIFSGYYGGYGYTVIIDHGDGISTLYAHNSALLVKEGDTVKRGQVIAKAGSTGLSTGPHLHFEVRKNGVPVNPMDWLK; from the coding sequence TTGCGAAGATATAGGTGGAAATGGCTAATCTTTGTCGTTATATTTCTCTTTACAGTGCTCTTTACGTCCTATCCAAAAGCAGACCAGCTTCAAGATGCTAAAAACAAATTAAATCAAATCCAAAAATCCATTACTGAGACTAAGAAGAAAAAGGAAGAAATAATTAATCAAAAAAATGATATTGCCGCTCAAATAGCAGATTTGGATAAAAAACTTAATGCTACACAGCAAGAATTAGCAAATGCACAAAAACAATTGTCTGATATTACTGCAAAACTTAACAAGACGCGAAAAGAATTAGAAGCGGCCAAACAAAAGGAAAATACCCAGCTCCAAACAATGAAAGAGCGTATAAGGGCTATATACATAAGTGGCGAATGGGGATATTTAGACGTACTTCTTGGTGCCCAAAATTTTGGAGATTTTATAACGCGATTGGATATTGTAAAACGCATAGTAGATTTTGATTCTAGTTTATTTGAATCCTATAAGCAACAGAGAGAACTTATTGAACAAAAAGAAAAAGAATTAGCACAAATGCAAAGAGAAGCGCAAAATTATAAAAACCAAATAGTTTCTCGACAAAGGGAATTACAAGTAGCTATGGCCTCGCGGGAAGGTTTGATGAGAGATTTAGAGAGACAGCAAAAATTATATGAACAACAGGAAGATGAGCTTTTGCAGCAGTCGAAACAGTTAGAGACAGTTATTCAACAATTGCAAGCGAAGTCAAGCATCAAATATGGCGGTGGAAAACTCTTATGGCCTGTTCCTTCTAGTAATGTGATTACCTCACCTTTTGGAATGAGATTGCATCCTGTACTTGGGGTTTATAGAATGCATACAGGTATTGATATTGCCGCCAATACGGGGGCTTCAATAGTAGCTGCGGCAGATGGACAAGTAATTTTTTCAGGATACTATGGGGGATATGGTTATACGGTAATTATAGACCATGGGGATGGAATATCTACCTTGTATGCTCATAATTCTGCCTTATTAGTAAAAGAAGGAGATACAGTTAAAAGAGGCCAAGTTATTGCAAAGGCAGGAAGTACAGGTTTAAGCACAGGTCCGCATTTGCACTTTGAAGTGCGTAAAAATGGTGTTCCAGTTAATCCGATGGACTGGTTAAAATAA
- a CDS encoding FHA domain-containing protein: MYYAIASQILKYVLIFLIYLFLYRVFKIVYMDIKGVRYERQITAAKLSFLNGERTFNLFEVTTIGRSEECDIVIESPYVSARHAIIRKRGKRFYIQDLNSTNGTFINGKRIKGIAKIRNNDVITLGDVDLKFIL, from the coding sequence ATGTATTATGCCATAGCTTCTCAGATATTAAAATATGTCCTTATTTTTCTCATCTACCTGTTTTTATACAGGGTTTTTAAAATAGTGTATATGGACATAAAAGGGGTAAGATATGAGAGGCAAATAACAGCGGCTAAACTTTCTTTTTTAAATGGAGAAAGGACTTTTAATCTTTTTGAAGTTACTACCATAGGAAGGTCGGAGGAATGCGATATAGTTATTGAAAGCCCTTATGTGTCTGCCAGACATGCTATCATACGAAAGAGAGGCAAAAGATTTTATATCCAAGATTTAAATAGCACAAATGGCACTTTTATAAATGGCAAAAGAATAAAAGGAATTGCTAAAATAAGGAATAATGATGTAATTACTTTAGGTGATGTCGACCTCAAATTTATTTTGTAG
- a CDS encoding PDZ domain-containing protein: MTAFIKVFWWAIETIALSVFNPFFWIVIILIVMQYRNKIAIEREIMGQEQEPMKELVLDSVFYGVIAAIIGSFLMIFLGITIENIGLQYVWPLVIVLMLVNPRYICFSYAGGIVSLFSLFFGFPNISVPALMSIVGILHLMESLLIYIDGPRNATPIFVRLKDGRVAGGFTMQKFWPIPFAALTIATGITITGQGVNMPDWWPIIKPSGIDLNNVIFLMMPAIAALGYGDLALTQLPEKKTRISSLRLFCFSIVLIILAVLGIYIKLFQYLAAIFAPVAHELLILIGQREERENPPLFVAPDTGVMILATAKGSPAREMGIKPGDVILKINDIPINEPDDIIRILNERPSVMWITVKDLNGNYTNYEYKDPQGILGLGVLIVPKATSMIYEINGEGIFIKKLKEIFKNIFKKNR, translated from the coding sequence ATGACAGCTTTTATTAAAGTTTTTTGGTGGGCAATAGAGACGATAGCTTTATCAGTTTTTAATCCCTTTTTCTGGATAGTGATAATTCTGATAGTAATGCAGTATAGAAACAAAATAGCCATAGAAAGGGAAATTATGGGACAGGAGCAAGAACCAATGAAAGAATTGGTTCTTGACTCTGTCTTTTATGGTGTAATTGCTGCAATAATTGGGAGCTTTCTCATGATATTTTTAGGAATAACAATAGAAAATATAGGGCTTCAGTATGTATGGCCTTTGGTCATAGTATTGATGCTTGTCAATCCTAGATATATTTGTTTTTCTTATGCAGGAGGAATAGTTTCTCTATTCAGCTTGTTTTTTGGATTTCCTAATATAAGTGTGCCTGCCCTTATGTCTATTGTAGGTATTCTTCATTTGATGGAAAGCCTTTTAATATATATAGATGGTCCAAGGAATGCCACTCCTATCTTTGTAAGGCTTAAGGATGGGCGAGTGGCAGGAGGCTTTACTATGCAAAAGTTTTGGCCTATTCCTTTTGCTGCATTAACTATTGCTACTGGGATAACAATAACGGGACAGGGTGTAAATATGCCAGATTGGTGGCCCATCATCAAACCCTCTGGCATTGATTTAAATAATGTAATTTTTTTGATGATGCCAGCAATTGCAGCTTTGGGATATGGAGATTTAGCTTTAACTCAACTTCCAGAGAAGAAAACGCGCATTTCTTCGCTGCGTTTATTTTGCTTTAGCATAGTTTTAATTATATTAGCAGTATTAGGAATCTATATTAAATTATTTCAATATTTGGCAGCTATTTTTGCTCCAGTAGCTCATGAGCTTTTGATTTTGATAGGACAAAGAGAAGAAAGGGAAAATCCACCTCTTTTTGTAGCGCCAGATACAGGAGTGATGATTTTAGCGACAGCAAAAGGTTCTCCCGCTAGAGAAATGGGAATTAAACCGGGGGATGTAATATTAAAAATTAATGATATTCCTATTAATGAGCCAGATGATATAATACGAATACTCAATGAACGGCCTTCTGTGATGTGGATCACTGTAAAAGATTTAAATGGCAATTATACTAACTATGAATATAAGGATCCACAGGGAATTTTGGGATTAGGAGTTTTAATAGTGCCAAAGGCAACTTCTATGATTTATGAAATTAATGGGGAAGGAATATTTATAAAAAAATTAAAAGAAATCTTTAAAAATATTTTTAAGAAAAACAGATAA
- the uvrB gene encoding excinuclease ABC subunit UvrB, translating to MSGFKLVSNFKPTGDQPQAIDKLVEGVKKGYRFQTLLGVTGSGKTFTMANIIQKLNRPTLVIAHNKTLAAQLYSEFKEFFPDNAVEYFVSYYDYYQPEAYIPQTDTYIEKDASINEEIDKLRHSATAALFERRDVIIVASVSCIYGLGDPVDYENLMLSLRPGMIKDRDEIIKKLVDIQYERNDVNFTRGKFRVRGDVIEIFPASFSNKAIRVELFGDEIDRIAEIDVLTGEVLGLRKHVAIFPASHYATSKDKLERAIKSIREELEQRYKELKDAGKIVEAERLRQRTNYDLEMLQEMGYCQGIENYSRHISGRPPGSPPYTLLDYFPKDFLIFIDESHVTIPQIRGMYNGDRSRKEALVEYGFRLPSAFDNRPLTFEEFEKRINQVIFVSATPGPYELEHSEQVVEQLIRPTGLIDPEVIVKPVKGQVDDLIGEIRKTVDKGFRVLVTTLTKKMAEDLTDYLKDMGIKVKYLHSDIETIERVEIIRDLRLGKFDVLIGINLLREGLDIPEVALVAILDADKEGFLRSETSLIQTIGRAARNAEGRVIMYADTVTNSMKRAIDETNRRRKIQMEYNKKHGITPKTVIKGVRDVIEATHVAEEEQKYRRKKVKTYDPEIIKSTIEQLEKEMKEAAIELQFEKAAKLRDVIFELKKQLEEVV from the coding sequence ATGAGTGGATTTAAGTTGGTATCTAATTTTAAACCAACAGGAGACCAACCTCAAGCTATAGATAAATTAGTTGAAGGGGTAAAAAAAGGATATAGATTTCAAACCTTATTGGGTGTGACGGGTTCTGGAAAAACCTTTACTATGGCTAATATAATCCAGAAGTTAAATCGTCCTACTCTTGTCATCGCTCATAACAAGACCTTGGCTGCACAATTGTACAGCGAATTTAAAGAGTTTTTTCCAGACAATGCGGTAGAATATTTTGTGAGTTATTATGACTACTACCAACCGGAGGCTTATATACCCCAAACTGATACTTATATTGAAAAAGATGCTTCTATAAATGAAGAAATAGATAAATTGAGGCACTCTGCTACGGCAGCTCTTTTTGAGCGAAGAGACGTTATAATTGTCGCCAGTGTTTCTTGTATATATGGCTTAGGTGACCCTGTAGATTACGAAAATCTTATGCTTTCTCTAAGGCCGGGAATGATAAAAGATAGGGACGAAATAATTAAAAAGCTTGTAGATATACAATATGAAAGAAATGATGTGAATTTTACAAGAGGCAAATTCAGGGTAAGAGGAGATGTTATAGAAATTTTCCCTGCTTCTTTTTCCAATAAGGCGATAAGGGTTGAGCTTTTTGGAGATGAAATTGACAGAATAGCGGAAATTGATGTGTTAACAGGTGAAGTACTGGGATTAAGAAAACACGTGGCTATATTTCCGGCTTCTCACTATGCTACTTCAAAAGACAAATTGGAAAGAGCGATAAAAAGCATTCGAGAAGAACTGGAGCAAAGGTACAAAGAGCTTAAAGATGCTGGCAAAATAGTAGAGGCTGAAAGACTAAGACAGAGGACAAATTACGACTTAGAGATGCTTCAAGAGATGGGCTACTGCCAAGGAATAGAAAATTATTCAAGGCATATTTCAGGAAGACCTCCAGGAAGCCCTCCTTATACTCTTTTAGATTATTTCCCTAAAGATTTCCTTATCTTTATAGATGAGTCTCATGTGACAATTCCTCAGATTAGAGGGATGTACAATGGAGATAGGTCGAGAAAAGAAGCATTAGTAGAATACGGATTTAGACTTCCTTCTGCCTTTGACAATCGTCCTCTTACTTTTGAAGAGTTTGAAAAGAGGATAAATCAAGTTATCTTTGTTTCTGCAACACCAGGACCTTACGAGCTTGAACATTCGGAGCAAGTTGTTGAGCAGTTAATACGACCGACAGGTCTTATAGATCCAGAAGTGATTGTAAAACCTGTAAAAGGGCAAGTAGATGACTTAATAGGAGAAATTAGAAAGACGGTAGACAAAGGCTTTAGAGTACTTGTTACAACTCTTACGAAAAAAATGGCAGAGGATTTAACGGATTATCTAAAAGATATGGGAATAAAAGTAAAATATTTACATTCTGATATTGAGACGATTGAAAGGGTGGAAATAATAAGAGATTTAAGGCTGGGTAAATTCGATGTTTTAATAGGCATAAATCTTTTAAGAGAAGGGTTGGATATACCTGAGGTTGCTTTGGTGGCAATATTAGACGCAGATAAAGAGGGATTTTTGCGTTCAGAGACTTCCTTAATACAGACTATAGGACGTGCCGCAAGAAATGCGGAAGGACGAGTAATAATGTATGCAGATACTGTAACAAATTCTATGAAGAGAGCAATTGATGAGACGAATAGAAGAAGAAAGATACAAATGGAATATAACAAAAAGCATGGTATAACTCCAAAGACAGTAATTAAGGGAGTAAGAGATGTAATTGAAGCTACTCACGTAGCTGAAGAAGAACAGAAGTACAGAAGAAAGAAAGTTAAGACTTATGACCCTGAAATTATTAAGTCAACTATAGAGCAACTTGAAAAAGAAATGAAAGAAGCTGCAATTGAGCTGCAGTTTGAAAAGGCTGCAAAATTGAGAGATGTGATTTTTGAATTGAAGAAACAGTTGGAGGAAGTAGTTTGA